In Rhizorhabdus phycosphaerae, the genomic stretch CATGACCCCTTCGCGCGGCACCGACTTGAAGTCGTGCGATGGCTCGCGGAACAGCACATATTGGATGTAGAGGTCGTTCTCGGTGGCGAGCCCCACCGTTTCGTCGGTGATCCGCTGCAGTCCTTCGACCAGATCGCGATAGGCTGGATCGGCGACGATATGGCCGGTCAGCCAGTTGCCGAGCGCGCTGACCTGCGTTGTCGGCAAATAGGTCCGGCTGTGGCGGCTGTAGTTGAGATAGCCGCTCATCACCATGCTCTTGAGCAGGGTGGTCGTGCTCGACTGCGGATAGCCCAGGGCGGTGTGGATCTCGTTGAGCCGCAGCGGGCGGCGCAGATCGGCGAAGAGTTCGAGCACCTCGAACGCCCTCGATGCCGACTTGACCGTCCTGCGTCGCATACTGTCCCTCAGCCCTTCATCGGCACCAACGGCATGGTCATGCCTTGAAGGTCTTCAGAACGAAACTGGACTCTATGTGAGCGATGCCGCTGGCGCGCGTGAGGGTCGCCAGCAGCTCGCGATAATGGGCCAGGTCGCGGACGAAGGCGTGGAGGAGATAGTCGTTCGTTCCGCTCATCAGATAGCCGGCTACGACCTGGGGTAGGCCCTCGACCAGCTTTTCGATGCTCTCCAGTATCTCGCTGGTCTGGCGTTCGAGTTTCACCGAGATGAACACCGGCATCGAACCGATCAGTGCGCTTCGATCGACCTTCGCGGCATAGCCGATGATCACGCCCGATTGTTCGAGCTTGCGCACCCGCCGAAGCGTAGGGGTGAGGGACAGGCCGATCTCGGCGGCCAGGTCGCTCCAGCTCAGCCGGCCATCGCGCTCGAGCGCCGCGACGATCTTCATGTCGTAGCGATCGAGCCGCGCGGCTGGCGGCGTCTCGCCGTCGGTCTGTCCCCCCATGGTCGCCCCCGTCAGCGCGTCGGGGCAGGGCTCGGCTGAGCCTTGACGACCTCGCCGCCCTTCATGACGAAGCTCATCCTGCGCAGCGTGGCGATGTCCTGCAGCGGGTCGCCATCGACCGCGATGATGTCGGCATAACGGCCGGCCTGAATCGAGCCGATATCGGCCTCGTCGCCTATCAGCGCCGCAGCGGAAGAGGTGGCCGCAAGGATCGCGTCCATCGGGGTCATGCCCGCGCCGACGAGCAGTTCGAACTCGCGCGCGTTGGTGCCGTGGGCGAACACGCCGGCGTCGGTGCCGAAGGCGATCTTGACGCCGGCCTTGTACGCCCGGGCCAAATTGGCCTGCATGATCGGGCCGACCGCGAGAGCTTTCGCCGCCACCGATGGCGCGAGCAGTTCGGGATGGGTCTTGGCATAGTCGACCACCGAGGCGCCGGCGGTGAGCGTCGGCACCAGCCAGGTGCCGTTGGCCTTCATGATCTTGTCGCCGTCCGCGTCGGCGAAGGAGCCGTGCTCGATCGAATCGACCCCCAGCTTCGCGGCATGCTCGATCGCGACGGTGCCATGGGCATGGGCCGCGACCTTCATGTGCAGCGTATGCGCGGTGTCGACGACGGCCTTGATCTCCTCGTCGGTCATCAGCTGCGCCTGCGGGTCGTCGCCGACGCTGGCGACGCCGCCGCTCGGCACGATCTTGATCAGGTCGGTGCCCTGTCGGTGATGACGCCGGACGGACTTGATCGCCTCTTCGGGACCATCGGCGATACCCTCGGTCCATTCGGGCTTGGACAGGGCTTCGTCGAAGCCCGTGCTGGCATCGGCATGGCCGCCGGTCGGGCTGATGATGCTGCCTGCCACCCACATGCGCGGCCCGACGATCTCGCCCGAGGCCACGGCCTTCTTCAGCGCGACGATCGCCGGGGTATAGCCGCCGACGTCCCGGACCGAAGTGAAGCCCGCCATCAGCGTCTTGCGCGCGTTGACCGTGCCGTCGAGCACATGATCGAAGGCGTTCTTGGTGACCGCATTGACGACTTGCGAGCCCTTGCCCAGTTCGAGCAGCAGATGGACATGCGTGTCGATCAGGCCCGGCAGGACGGTCTTGCCGGAAAGATCGACCACGTCCGCACCCGGCTTGTCGACGAACCCCGGTTCGACGCCCGTGATCCGATCGTCCTTGATGATGATCGACACGCGCTCGCGCGGCTGGCGAGACACGCCGTCGATCAGCTTTCCGGCGTGAATGACGACATCCCGGGCCATGGCTGGCGAGCAAAGGCTCGAGGCTGCGGCAAGCGCGAGGGTGAAGGCCAGGCGGCCGGTGCGGATGGTCACGGGAGCTCTCCTGTCGATTGGGCGTGAAAGAAAAGAGGGGGCCCAGCGGACCCCCTCTCGATAGTTAGAAGCGCTTGGTGAAGTCGATGCCGATCGTGCGGGGGACGTTGCTGATCGCCCGGACGTTATTGAGGCCGCCATAGACATTGGCGCTGAGCTTGCTGATCACCGTATCGTCGTTGAACAGGTTGTTGACGAACAGCGAGGCGCTCCAATTGTCGTCCTGCGCGCCGAAGCCCGCGCGGAGCGAAACGACGGCATAGGCGGGCAGCCTGCGCTGGAAGGCGCTGGTGTGCCGGAATTCGGTCCAGGTCGAGCTGTTGTAGAAGACATCGGACCGGACATTCGCCTTCAGCGCGGGGCTGAGATCCCAGTCATATTGAGCACCGCCCTGCAGCGTGACCTTGGGCACGCTCGGGATGTCGTCGCCCTTGAGACCCGAGGCGAGCAGCGACTGGTTGGTCTGGTCCTCGCGCAGCACGGCGTCGATGTAGGAGCCCGACGCCTGGATCTGCAGGCCGTCGAGCGGATAGAGGGTCGCTTCGGCCTCGATGCCGCGGACGCGGGCGCGACCGGCATTGGCGATGAAGCCGAAATTGGTGCCTGGCAGCGTGCCCGAGGTCTGCATGTTGTTCCAGTCGATCTGGAACAGTGCGGCGTTCAGGGTAAGCAGGCGATCGAACAGGCTGCTCTTCACGCCGGCTTCGTAATTCCAGACCTTGTCCGAAGCGTAGCTCTGCAGATCGGCCGGCAGGCTGACATTCTGATTGACGCCGCCAGGGCGCTGGCCGCTCGAGGCGGTGGCGTAGAGCATCACGTCTGGCGTGACCTTGTAGCTGACGTTCGCCTTGTACAGCCAGCCATTCTCGCTGCTCGACTGCGCGGTGAAGGGCGTCGGGGCGAAGCCGACCGAGGTGTTCACGACGGTGACCACGCCCGTGACCTTGCGGGTATAGTCGTAGTAACGGACGCCGCCCGTCACCGAGAGCTGGTCGGTGATCTCATAGGTCGCCTCGGCAAAGCCGGCCTTCTGCTTCAGCCCGTCAGTGATCAGACGCTGGCCAAGGAGATTGGTCGCGTTGACCGGCAGGACGTCGCCGGACCCGGGAGCGGCGCGCAGGATGTTGCTGGCGAAGTCGCCCTTGCGGTCGCTGTAGAAGAAGCCACCGGTCCACTGGAAAGGCCCCTTGCCGCTACCGGAGATCCGCGCTTCGAACGTGTCGGTCTTGGTGATCTGCGGCGAGTTGGCGACGGCCGGCGCCTGGTTGTTGAGCAGGTTGTAGGTTGCCGACCCGACCGGGAAGCGCGCGGCGTTGACCCGGAAGAAGGCTGAGATGTCATAGCTGTAGTTGAAGTTGCGATAGGCGTGCGAGCCGACCGCGGTCAGCGTGACCGGGCCCAGATCCCAGTTGATCGTGCCGCTGTAGAGCCGGAACTTGTCGCGCACCGGCTGGTCGGCCTCATAGTTGCGCTTGTAGGAACCCGACGCGAGGAAATAGTCGTTGAGGCCGCCCTTGAGGTTCTGGAAGGTCGCGACGCCGTCGATCGTCAGGCCGGGGGCCGGCTCGAGGCGCGCCATGATGCGGCCGCCGGTGCTGAACTGGTCGTTGACGTTCTTCTGGCCCAGCGTGACGTTGTCGACATAGCCAGGACGCTCGCGCACGAAGCCGACCGCGCGGATCGCCAGAAGGTCGGAGACGATCGGCACGTTGACCATCGCCTGATTCTCGAAGCCGAGGCTGCCGCCATCGACGGCCGAGATCTGGCCGGTGACGGTAGCCTCGGTCTTGTTGAGCTTCGGCTTGGCGAAGATCAGGCGGACCGTGCCCGCCATCGACGACGAGCCGTAGAGCGTGCCCTGCGGACCGCGCAGCACTTCGACCCGGTCGACGTCGAACAGGCGGATGTCGGGGGTCGTCCCGCCGGCGTCGCTGCTGACGCCCGAGGAGCCCATCAGCGGCACGTCGTCATAATAGAGCCCGACGGTCGCTTCGCCCGCCGCCCGGATGTTGCGGATCGTGACGCGCGAACCGGAGAAACCGCCCTCGCGGACGACGAGGCCGGGGCTGACGCGGGCAAGGCCGTTGGAATCGGTGACGCCCATGGTGGTCAGGGTGTTGCCGGTGACCGCGCTGATCGCGAGCGGCGTTTCCTGCAGATTGGTCGCGCGGCGCAGCGCGGTGACGACGATCTCGTCACCCATGCCGTCCGAGCTCTCGGCAGCGGCCTGAGCGTCGGTCTGGGCAAGAGCGGGAGCGGTCGACAGGAGGGCGGTCAGAGCCGTACCGATCAACAGGCGACGTGCGAAATGAGCCTTGGCGAAGAGCACCATATATTTCCCCTTTTATGGATCGATCGACCGGCTTGCTCGCGGACGTTGGTAGATTTTGCTCTGCCTGCGAGTGGGTGTAATTTTGTCCGATCTTCGATTTCGGTAGTGAAAATCCGCCAGCATTGCTGTCAAAGCGGAACCGGTTTCGCCTCAAAAATCCGAATTTGCCGACGAATATCACCATAGGAATATTCGGCGAGTTCTGGCGGCATCCGCCCCGAACCCGTTGCGGCCACCTAGCTGATTGATCAGCATCCCGGCCGCGGACCCCTCCTGTACTTTCCCGGCGAGAGCAGCGTGTGGCCGCAAAGGCCGCCGCCGACAGGAGGGATGAACATGGCAAGGCTCGACGGAAAGACGATCGTAATCCTGGGCGCTTCGGACGGTCGGAGCATGGGCGCGGCTACTGCGCGCATCCTCGCGCGCGAGGGCGCAAATCTCGTTCTTGCGGCCCGGCGCAAGGCAGGCGTCGAGGCGGTCGCGAGCGAAGTCGGCGGGGTTGCGGTCGCTTGCGACATCACCGACGAGGCGCAGATCGAGGCGCTGGCGGCAGCCGCCGTGGATCGTTTCGGCGGGCTCGACGGCGCAATCAATTATGCGGGCGCGGACACGCAGGCTTCGATCCTCGATGTCACCGTCGAGCAGCTGCGCCTCATGTGCGACGTGCACTTCATCGGCACGGCGCTGTTCTTCAAGCATATGGCGCGGCGCATGGAGCGCGGCGGGTCGCTCGTCACCACCTCGTCGCTGACGGCCGCCGTCGCCCCGCCGGGGCTTTCGGCCTATGCAGGCACGAAGCGCGGTGTCGACCATATGGTCCGCGTGGCAGCGAACGAACTGGGCGAGCGCGGCATTCGCGTCAATTCGGTCATCCCCGGCTTCACCCGTTCGGCGATGACCGAGGATTATTTCGCGCTGCCGACGCTCGAAGGCGCGTTCCTGCGCGAAATCCCGCTGGGCCGTCTCAGCACGGTCGACGACGTCGCCAATGCAGCGCTGTGGCTGCTGTCGGACGAGTCGGCATCGACGACCGGTCAGGCGATCGACTGCACGGCCGGGCAATCGCTGCGCCGGACGCCGACCAACGAAGAATTGATGCGCTGATTGAGGCTGCCCCGGCGCTCAGCGCCGGGGTGCGCCGGAGATGTTGCGGATCAGGTCGTACCAATGGTCGAGGTCGGCATGGAAGGCCTCGACCAGGATACGCTCGTCCTTGCCATGGGCGCGCATGTCGTCGGGGTCGACCCGCCACAGCCCGTCCACGCCATAGGTCGGGATTCCGTTAGCCCGCAGCCGGCCGCCGTCGGTCGCGCCCGGCGTCATCTCGGGGATGATCGCGACCCCAGGATGACGGGCGCGAACCGCCCTTGTGTAGGCGCCGACGATCTCATCGGTAAGGGGCGAGGGCTGGGTGCCGTCCCCGAAGGCGTTGAGCTTTGTCACTTCGACGTCCTTGCCCGCGACCGCCTGCAGTTCGGTTCGTATCTGTTCTGCCGGGACGCCGGGAAAGATGCGGCAGTTCACCGTCGCGGTCGCCGTCTGAGGCAGGGCATTTTCGGCATGGCCGCCGCCCAGCAGCGTCGCCACGCAGGTCGTGCGGATCATCCCGATCTCGCCATCGTCGGCGTCGATGCGGTCGGCTGCCTTGATGTCGGTCGGATCCTTGGCGAAGGCGCGCATCGCCGCCGCCAGTTCCGGCCGGCGCAGCGGCGCCGAGTTTTCGAGATAGGCCTTCACCGTCTCGTTGAGCATGGGGGCGAAGCGATAGGCCGACAGCCGCTCGAGCGCCCCCGCCAGCGCATAGATCGCATTGTCGGCACGCGGGCGCGACGAATGGCCGCCGCGGTTGCGCGCGGTGAAGGTGAAGCTCGCATAGGTCTTTTCGGATGTCTGGAGCCGGAAGCCCAGCGGCCGGCCTGCGCCGTCGATCGACCCGCCCCCGCCATCGGCGTTCAGCGCGATGACGGCATTGTGCAGCGGACGCCATTCGCCGACGATCTTCGCCGCACCCTCGCCCTCGCTCTCCTCGTCGCCGGTCGCGAAGAGGATGACGTCGCGGTCGAGCTTCACCCCTTCTGCCTTCAGCCGCAGCAGCGCGATCGCCTGGGCGACGAAGCCGCCCTTCATGTCGCTGGTGCCGCGACCATAATAATGGCCGCCCTCGGCGATCAGCTTGAACGGATCGCGAGACCAGTCCTCCGGCCGTGCATCGACTACGTCCATATGGCCGAGCAGCAGGACGGCGCCACGCTTCGGCTGGGCCGCGCGGAGGCGGACCATCAGCGCGGCGGTCTGCTTGTAGGGCAGTACGCGCACGTCGGCGGCCGGGAAACCCGCCGCCAGGAACTCGCGCGCCAGTCGCTCCGCCACGGGCCGGGCCCCGGTCTTTCCATCGACCGAAGGCACGGCCACCGCATCCGCCAGCAGGCCATCCGCACGCGCCCGCCAGTCGGTGGCGGGAGCGGCATGAGCGGTACCGGCGACGCAGAGCGCGGCGAGGGCGATCAGCGCGCGCATCGTCAGAAGGCGACCCGAGCGCGGGCGTAGAGGTAGCGCCCGTTGATGCCGATCGGCGACAGCACGTCATAGGCGAGGTTGCCCGCGCCGTTGATGTCGTCGATCGACCGGTCCGGGTAGTTGTCGAACAGGTTGTTCGCGCCGATGCTGAAGGTCAGCCCTTCGGCGAAGCTATACGACACCTCGGTGTCCAGCTGCCATTCGGCGCCGAAGCGCTGGCGCGGCGCGAAACCGCCGCCAAAGTCGAACACGCGCACGACCGAGCCGTTGCGGATGCCGCGCACCGTGGCCGAGAACGGCCCCTGTGCCCAGTCGCCCGACAGGATCAGCTTGTCGCGCGGCGCGGCGTTGACGAGCGTGTTGGTTTCCTCGAGCCCGATGAGATTGCCGCTGATGCCGTTGGCGGCAAGCTGGGCCGGCGGGGCATCGACGCTGCGGATGCTGCTCTTGGCATAGCTGTAGCTGGCGGACAGGCCGACCTTGGCTTCGCCGAGGGTGAAGCGATAGTCCGCCACGGCTTCGATGCCGCGGGTCTTCAAATCGACCGCATTGGTGAAGAAGTTGATCGCGTCGAAGGTGCCGAGGCCCAGTGCGGCACGCTGTGCCGCGCTGAGACCGGTCAGGTCGAAGCGCTCCGACAGGGTGATGCGGTTGTCGATCAGGATGCGGAAGGCGTCGACCGACAGGTGCAGGCCCTCGAAGGGCGAGGCGGTGATGCCGGCCGAGAGGTTGAAGCTCTTCTCGGGCTTCAGCTTGGCGGCGCCGAGCGACTGCGCGACGGCGCTGTCGACGGGGAGCGTCGCGACCCGGCGCAGCTGCCCGCCCGCGCCGAAGTTGAGCGAGGTGGCCGAGGCTCCGCGCTGGGCGAGCGCCGGCGCACGGAAGCTGTTCGAAACCGATCCGCGCAGCGCGAAGCCGTCGACGAACTCCCAGCGCAGGGCCGCCTTGCCGGCAACGCTGGTGCCCGCATCCGAATAATGTTCGACGCGGCCGGCGACGTCGGCCGACAGCGTCGGCGCGAGCTTGGTCGACAGTTCGAGATAGGCGGCGACCACGTCGCGATCGAGCTTGCGCGCGTCGTCCGGGGTCAGGCCGGGGCCGGCCTGTGCGCCGGGCTGGAGGCCGAGCGAGGCCGGATCGGCGAGCGGGCCGACGGCATAGGAGGCGGGGTCGCCCGCCTTGGAACGCCAGTTCTCCCGACGATATTCGCCGCCGAAGGAGACGGTGACGGGGGCTGCTAGGCCGAGCTCATAGTCGCGCGACAGGTCGAGATTGGCGACGAGCTGGTCCGAGCGGACGCGCGACAGCAGGAAGGCGTTGGGGCTTGCCGCGCCGAGCGAATAGTTGACCGAGTCGCGCAGGCGGTAGCTGATCCAGTTGCGGCCATAGGTCAGGCTGGCATCGGTGCGCCAGTCGCCGAGCTCGCCCTTGAGGCCGGCGGTGACCGAGATGTCGCGATTGCGCACGACGCTCTTCGGGCGGAACCCGCCGGTGCCGTTCGGCTGGGCTGGGGGCAGATAGTCGTTGCCATTGCCGTCGACGATCACCGGCCAGCGGAAGAAGTTCGCGCCGACCGACTTGCGCGCATGAGCGACGCCGAAGCTGTAGAAGGTCAGGTCGCCGCCCACCGGGGTCTCGGCATTGTACCAGAGATGGCCGCTGTCGACGCGCGGATCGCCGACCTTGAACAGGCGCTTGCCGAAAAACTGGTCGTTGCGCGGATCGCTATAACTGCCGTTCGACAGGAACTGGCCGCCCTGGTCATAGCCGGCGCGGTTGGTGCCCTGCTGGTGGGTATAGTCGCCGCCGACCGTCAGGAAGCCGCCGTCGCCGAGCTTCGTGCCGAACTTCAGCGCGCCCGAGATGTTGCGTCCGTCGTCGAGCGTCTTGCCCACTGCGCGCGGCTTGGTGATGTTCAGGCCATAGGTCATGTCGGCTACGAAGCCATGGTCCATCCGGTCGAGGCCGATGTTGATCACGCCGGCGACTGCGTCCGAACCATATTGGGCGGCGGCACCGTCGCGCAGCACTTCCAGGCGGCCGACGCCGTTGATCGGCAGCGTGTTGAGGTCGACCGGCGCGGTGCCCTTGCCGACCTTGGTGTCGAGCGCCGGCGTCGAGGTGGTGTGGTAGCGCTTGCCGTTTACGAGCACGAGCACCTGATCGGGCGAAAGGCCGCGGAGCTGCGCGGCGCGCACCGTGTCGCCGACGCCCGAATTGGACTGGCGCGGGAAGTTGAAGGCGGGAACCAGCGTGCCGATCGACTGGGCCAGTTCGCCCGTTGCACCGGCCTGGCGGATCGCGTCGCCGCGGATCACGTCGACGGGCACCGGGCTGTCGAGCACCGTGCGGTTCGGCGCGCGGCTGCCGATGACGGTGATCTCGGGATCGCCCGAGGTCTCGGTCGTCTGCGCCATGGCGGCGCTGCCTGCGAGGAGGAAGGCACCGGTCGCGATGCCGGCGAGAAGGCGGTGATCGATCTTGCGCATGGAATAGTCCCCTGAAACGCCTGTCTTTTATGCTGCTCGTTATAACCGATGGCGCGCGAGCGTTTAGACAAGAATGCTATTCCGTTCGTAACAATTTCTTCCAGATCGGTTGGGAAGGCCAGAAAAGGGACGACAAGCCGCCCATGACGCGGCAGAGGACGCCGACGGAAAAACGGGTACGGACAGGATAGAGTGCGGCGCGTCATCGGTCCCTGGCAGGCATCCTCGGTCGTCGTCGGCATGGTCGTCGGGGCGGGCATCTTCCGCTCGGCGTCGGTCGTCGGCGCCACGCTGGGCTCGCCGCTGGCGATCTATGCCGCCTGGGCGCTGGGCGGTGTCGTCGCGCTGATCGGTGCGCTCTGCTATGCCGAACTCAGCGCCGCTTTTCCCCATCCGGGCGGCGACTATCGCTTCCTGAAGCAGGCCTATGGCCAGACGATCGCCTATCTGTTCGCCTGGTCGCGCTTCACCGTCATCTTCACCGCCTCGGCGGCCATGCTGGCCTTCGTCGGGACCGACTATCTCAACGAATTATGGCCGATGGACCGATTGACGCGAGCGGTGCTCGCGGCGGCGATGGTCGTTGGGCTCGCGGCGATAAACCTGCGCGGATTGAAGACCAGCGCCCGCAGCGAGGTCGCGTTCGTGGCGCTCGACGTGGTTGCGCTGCTGGCACTCGGCGGCGCGGCGCTGTGGATGATCGTGCAGGGTGGGGTGCCGGTCGATGGCGCGGTTCCCCCTGTCGATCCCGTCGGCGGTTTCGGTGTCGCGATGGTCTATGTCATGCTGGCCTATGGTGGCTTCAACGACGCCTCCACGCTGTCGGCCGAGGTCCGGCGGCCGCGCGACATAACCCGCGCAATGATCGGCGGAATGGGGGCGGTGACCTTGCTTTATCTGGTCGCCAACTGGGCCTATGTGAGCGTCCTCGGCCCCGCCGGCCTGGCCCGCAGCGATGCGCCGGCGGCGGCGGTGATGCAGGCGGTCTTCGGCGAGGTCGGCCGCACCGCCATGGTCATCGCGGTCGGCGTGGCGGCGATCGCCATCCTCAACGCGCTGCTGATCGTCGGCGGGCGCACCCTCTATGCCGCAGCTGCTGACTTGCCGGGGCTGGAGCGGCTGGCGACCTGGGACGAGCAGCGGGGCGTGCCGCGCGCCGCAATCCTGCTGCAGACGGCTATCACCCTGCTGCTGATCGTCTGGGGCGCGCTGACCCCGGCCGGCTTCGCGACGATGGTCGACTATATGTCGCCGGTCTATTGGCTGTTTCTGACGCTGAGTGGCCTCGCCTTGCCGCTGCTGCGCCGCAAATGCCCCGAAGCCGAGCGTCCCTATCGCGTTCCCTTCGGTCCGCTGCTGCCGCTGATCTTCTCGGGCGTGTCGATCTACATATTGTGGGCCAGCATCGACTATGTCGGCTGGGTCGGCACCGCGATCAGCTTCGGCACCCTGATTGCGGGCCTGATCGCGCGTTGGGGGCTTGGCCTGTTCGCGGGGCGGACGGCTGTTTAGCACGCGAGCGCCGGGCCGAATCTGCCTCTTTTCCTTCGCCTGTTCGAGAGTCGATGGCCTGTGAGGGTGGCGCTGTTCCTTGAGTCCATCGGGCACTGTGTATTACCCGCAATCAGCGGTTACTTCCCTCGATAAGTTTCGAATAATCTTTTCGTACAATGAGTTGTCTGAATTCATACCTGAACGAAGCATGCTTCAGGCTGAATGATTAAGCGGAATTTAAGTATCAGATTTAAGGATTTTAAATCGGCTTGTTCGTTAGAGGATTGTAGCAGAACAACCAAATAACGAGGGCGACATGATCTTTCTCATTGAGACTTGGACCTAGCGTCCCGATTTCATACAGATCGGAGACCTTGGTTCTCCTGTGTTTTTCACCGCCGGAGGTGAGAAACCCGATCCGGACGACGCAGCGCGCGGCTCGACCGACAAGCTTTTAATCGACAGCGAGACTGTCGGCTGGCGCCAGGCTGGCGACTGATCCTGCCGTGCGCCTCCATTTCTGCACGCCGACGTGCCCGCCCGCCCTGCTCCTTCAGGAGAACGCCAATGCGCTTCCATGCTTCACTGAAAACCACGTCCCACATCGACACGGCCATCGCGGAGATCGCCCGTGTGCAGCGCGCTTTTGTGCAGGGACGCGTCGATGACCGTCTTGACCTGACAGGGACTACGGGGAAAGCGCGGGAGGTTCTGGTCGCCGTCAACGAGATGATCGAGGCGGCCGCCGCGCCGACAGCCGCCTTCAACAAGCGACTGGTGCACATGACCGCCGAGCATGCCCGGGGTGACATAGACGTCATTTTGCCCGTCGAGGAATTCCAGGGCGGTCTGGCGGTTGCCGCGCATATGGTCAATGAGTTGGTCGTCAGCCATATCACTGTGAAAAAGCTGGCCTTGGCCTGCGTCAAGTCGTTTAGCGAGGGTGATTTCGAGGCCCCGCTGGAACAGCTTCCGGGCAAGAAGGCGTTCATCAATGATACGATCGAGAAGTTGCGCGGCAACCTGAAGGGGCTGATCGCGGAAATGAACAGGATGTCGGCGGAGCACGACAAAGGCGACATCGACGTGTTCGTGCCCGTGGAAAAGTTCGAGGGCGATTTCGGCCTGATGGCGCAAGGCATCAACGAGATGGTCGCCAATCATATCGCGGCCAAGAAGATGGCGATGGCCTGTATCAAGCAGTTTGCCGAAGGCAATTTTGATGCGCCGATGCCGCAACTTCCGGGCAAGAAGGCGTTCATCAACGATACGATCGAAATGCTGCGCGGCAATCTCAAGGCAATCATTGGCGAAATCCAGCGCCTGATCCACGCCTCGACTGCGGGTCAGCTGAGCGAGCGCGGTGTGGCGGATCGCTTCCCCGGCGACTTCGCCGGGCTGGTCGAGGGCATTAACGGCATGCTCGATGCCATCCTGCTGCCGATTGCCGAGGGTAACCGCGTCCTCAATCTGGTAAGCACGGGTTCGCTGCTGGAGCGGGTCGAGATCGAATGCGAAGGCGATCATCGCCGCATGAAGGATGCGATCAACACTCTGGTGGACAATCTCAGCAATTTCGCGAGCACCGTCTCGGTTGCCGCCGATCAGGTGGCGAGCGGCAGCCAGGAATTGTCCTCCTCGTCCGAGCAGGTGTCGCAGGGCGCAACCGAACAGGCTGCTTCCGCCGAGGAAGCGTCGTCAGCGATGGAGGAGATTGCGGCAAACATCCGGCAGAACGCCGACAATGCCGCCCAGACCGAGAAGATGGCGCGCCAGTCGTCGCAGGATGCCGAGTTGAGCGGGCAGGCGGTGCACAAGGCGGTCATCGCCATGCGTACGATCGCCGAGAAGATCGGTATCGTGCAGGAGATTGCTCGTCAGACCGACCTGCTCGCACTCAATGCTGCAGTCGAAGCAGCGCGCGCCGGCGAACATGGTCGCGGCTTCGCGGTCGTTGCCGCCGAGGTGCGCAAGCTTGCGGAGCGCAGTCAGCTGGCGGCGGCCGAGATCAGCGGCGTGTCGTCCGACACGGTGACGGCGGCCACCCAGGCGGGCGAGATGCTGACCCGGCTGGTCCCCGATATCCGCCGCACGTCCGAACTGGTAGCCGAGATCAGCGCCGCATGCCGTGAGCAGGATATCGGTGCCGCGCAGATCAACGAGGCGATCCAGCAGCTCGACAAGGTCACGCAGCAAAATGCGGCAGCGTCCGAGCAGATTACATCGACCTCGACCGACCTTGCCGGCCGCGCGGAAGAACTGCAGCATAGCCTTGGTTTCTTTCGCGTAGCCGGTGCGCATAATATTGCTGCAGCAGCGAAGCAGCCCGCGCGCAAGCCATTGATGCGGCCGGCTTCCAAGCCAACGGCCAAACCCATCGCGCGCGCAGGCTCGGTCGCGGACCAGCAGGCGAGGGTGCGTGGCTTCACGCTCGATCTCAGCACGGGTGGCCCGGACGGCGAAGATGCCGACTTCGGCTGCGCGGCATAAGCTCTGGGAGGCTGAGGTACAGCGGCGACGGGCTCACGCAGCGTCTGGACGATAATGATTGTCCGGCGGGACATATGTCCCGCCGGATGAGCGTTCAGGCGGACGCGGTTGTCGAAACCGGTCGAGCGCTTCGGAATCCACTTGGCTTGGTTACC encodes the following:
- a CDS encoding methyl-accepting chemotaxis protein, yielding MKKLALACVKSFSEGDFEAPLEQLPGKKAFINDTIEKLRGNLKGLIAEMNRMSAEHDKGDIDVFVPVEKFEGDFGLMAQGINEMVANHIAAKKMAMACIKQFAEGNFDAPMPQLPGKKAFINDTIEMLRGNLKAIIGEIQRLIHASTAGQLSERGVADRFPGDFAGLVEGINGMLDAILLPIAEGNRVLNLVSTGSLLERVEIECEGDHRRMKDAINTLVDNLSNFASTVSVAADQVASGSQELSSSSEQVSQGATEQAASAEEASSAMEEIAANIRQNADNAAQTEKMARQSSQDAELSGQAVHKAVIAMRTIAEKIGIVQEIARQTDLLALNAAVEAARAGEHGRGFAVVAAEVRKLAERSQLAAAEISGVSSDTVTAATQAGEMLTRLVPDIRRTSELVAEISAACREQDIGAAQINEAIQQLDKVTQQNAAASEQITSTSTDLAGRAEELQHSLGFFRVAGAHNIAAAAKQPARKPLMRPASKPTAKPIARAGSVADQQARVRGFTLDLSTGGPDGEDADFGCAA
- a CDS encoding APC family permease, whose protein sequence is MRRVIGPWQASSVVVGMVVGAGIFRSASVVGATLGSPLAIYAAWALGGVVALIGALCYAELSAAFPHPGGDYRFLKQAYGQTIAYLFAWSRFTVIFTASAAMLAFVGTDYLNELWPMDRLTRAVLAAAMVVGLAAINLRGLKTSARSEVAFVALDVVALLALGGAALWMIVQGGVPVDGAVPPVDPVGGFGVAMVYVMLAYGGFNDASTLSAEVRRPRDITRAMIGGMGAVTLLYLVANWAYVSVLGPAGLARSDAPAAAVMQAVFGEVGRTAMVIAVGVAAIAILNALLIVGGRTLYAAAADLPGLERLATWDEQRGVPRAAILLQTAITLLLIVWGALTPAGFATMVDYMSPVYWLFLTLSGLALPLLRRKCPEAERPYRVPFGPLLPLIFSGVSIYILWASIDYVGWVGTAISFGTLIAGLIARWGLGLFAGRTAV
- a CDS encoding TonB-dependent receptor plug domain-containing protein, translating into MRKIDHRLLAGIATGAFLLAGSAAMAQTTETSGDPEITVIGSRAPNRTVLDSPVPVDVIRGDAIRQAGATGELAQSIGTLVPAFNFPRQSNSGVGDTVRAAQLRGLSPDQVLVLVNGKRYHTTSTPALDTKVGKGTAPVDLNTLPINGVGRLEVLRDGAAAQYGSDAVAGVINIGLDRMDHGFVADMTYGLNITKPRAVGKTLDDGRNISGALKFGTKLGDGGFLTVGGDYTHQQGTNRAGYDQGGQFLSNGSYSDPRNDQFFGKRLFKVGDPRVDSGHLWYNAETPVGGDLTFYSFGVAHARKSVGANFFRWPVIVDGNGNDYLPPAQPNGTGGFRPKSVVRNRDISVTAGLKGELGDWRTDASLTYGRNWISYRLRDSVNYSLGAASPNAFLLSRVRSDQLVANLDLSRDYELGLAAPVTVSFGGEYRRENWRSKAGDPASYAVGPLADPASLGLQPGAQAGPGLTPDDARKLDRDVVAAYLELSTKLAPTLSADVAGRVEHYSDAGTSVAGKAALRWEFVDGFALRGSVSNSFRAPALAQRGASATSLNFGAGGQLRRVATLPVDSAVAQSLGAAKLKPEKSFNLSAGITASPFEGLHLSVDAFRILIDNRITLSERFDLTGLSAAQRAALGLGTFDAINFFTNAVDLKTRGIEAVADYRFTLGEAKVGLSASYSYAKSSIRSVDAPPAQLAANGISGNLIGLEETNTLVNAAPRDKLILSGDWAQGPFSATVRGIRNGSVVRVFDFGGGFAPRQRFGAEWQLDTEVSYSFAEGLTFSIGANNLFDNYPDRSIDDINGAGNLAYDVLSPIGINGRYLYARARVAF